A genomic region of Dactylococcopsis salina PCC 8305 contains the following coding sequences:
- a CDS encoding aminopeptidase P family protein, with translation MNLPDNNSFQATLKQRRQKLAETFSEKALLWSGCAPSRNFPANTFLFRASSHFLYFAGLNLENAVIELDSGKLTLFMDNPSPESILWGGEKPSRDQIAATIGADLAYPYSELKNYTGEAATIPISDVGIYQQQCQCLERNIPQPSEATGKDLALIQAIITLRLSHDESAIEQIKQAASVSIKAHQAGMKAAQPGKTEAEVRSAIEQVIMAHNLTCAYGSIVTVHGEVLHNESYSHTLESGDLVLADVGAESVGGWASDITRTFPVNGQFSPTQRDIYDLVLAAHDACIENVAPGVEYKDIHWQAAQVITEGLVNLGILQGNVSDLLAMDAHSLFFPHGVGHLLGLDVHDMEDLGDLAGYAPGRQRSERFGLGNLRLDRALQTGMTVTIEPGFYQVPAILNDKSTREKYGEIINWEQLDRFSDVRGIRIEDDVLATSEGAAVLTASLPCQRNQIEELCDR, from the coding sequence ATGAACTTACCTGATAATAACAGTTTTCAAGCCACCTTAAAACAGCGTCGTCAAAAACTAGCAGAAACCTTCTCAGAAAAAGCCTTACTGTGGTCAGGTTGTGCGCCATCTCGCAACTTTCCCGCCAATACTTTTCTCTTTCGTGCCAGTAGTCATTTCCTGTATTTTGCAGGTTTAAATCTCGAAAATGCAGTGATTGAATTAGACAGCGGAAAATTAACCTTGTTTATGGATAATCCTTCACCAGAAAGCATTTTATGGGGAGGAGAAAAACCAAGTCGTGATCAAATTGCTGCTACCATTGGGGCTGATCTCGCTTATCCCTATTCCGAGTTAAAAAACTACACAGGGGAAGCCGCGACAATTCCTATTTCTGATGTGGGAATTTATCAACAACAATGTCAATGTTTGGAGCGAAATATTCCTCAACCCAGTGAAGCAACAGGAAAAGATTTAGCATTAATCCAAGCAATCATCACGTTACGATTATCTCACGATGAAAGCGCGATCGAGCAAATTAAACAAGCCGCCTCAGTTTCCATAAAAGCTCACCAAGCGGGAATGAAAGCCGCGCAACCAGGGAAAACCGAAGCCGAAGTTCGTTCTGCCATAGAACAAGTTATAATGGCGCATAATCTCACTTGTGCTTACGGTAGCATTGTCACGGTTCATGGGGAAGTCTTACACAATGAAAGTTATTCCCATACTTTGGAATCTGGAGACTTAGTTTTAGCCGATGTGGGAGCAGAAAGTGTCGGCGGTTGGGCTTCCGATATTACTCGCACCTTTCCTGTCAATGGTCAATTTTCCCCCACGCAGCGAGACATTTATGATCTGGTTTTAGCCGCCCATGATGCTTGTATTGAAAACGTCGCCCCTGGCGTTGAATATAAAGACATCCACTGGCAAGCCGCCCAAGTGATCACAGAAGGATTAGTGAATCTGGGAATTTTACAGGGGAATGTCTCTGACTTACTGGCGATGGATGCTCATTCACTATTTTTCCCTCATGGCGTGGGGCATTTATTAGGGTTAGATGTCCATGATATGGAAGACTTAGGAGACTTAGCAGGATACGCACCAGGAAGACAACGCAGTGAAAGATTTGGTTTAGGAAACTTACGGCTCGATCGAGCGTTACAAACAGGAATGACTGTCACCATTGAACCTGGATTTTATCAAGTTCCAGCTATTCTCAATGATAAGTCAACCAGAGAAAAATATGGAGAAATAATTAATTGGGAGCAACTCGATCGATTTTCCGATGTGCGAGGGATTCGCATTGAAGATGATGTTTTAGCCACCTCAGAAGGAGCAGCAGTCTTAACCGCATCTCTCCCCTGTCAACGGAATCAGATCGAGGAATTATGCGATCGCTAA
- a CDS encoding nickel/cobalt transporter — protein sequence MNQESLLDADMKQSKWLGLGLISFLTVLLFSAVFPSKTIADIDDLSIANVEVSSQTAVVTFTLPIEFISFVDDNKNGEIESIEVENNQEQLEDFMRDRFRLSNQDDNLNALTVQPSSKLVIPPNSQITTATHTTIILNYSWQQPLETLNIKYNLFPTQLGRGVPGLPTAHCLATIRWQNEIKTQVFTFTNKQFAIPLNFQETNLAFPFLKETTGGLFAIFGALIWGSFHGLSPGHGKTMVSAYLVGTKASLKQAIVLGLTTTVTHTIGVFIFGLIAWFASQYILPEQLSPWLSLISGMMILLIGLSLIRQRMKGLRHHHHHPHDHHHHEVSVASWRDIFALGISGGLVPCPAATVLLLSTIALGEIAYGLMLVFIFSLGLTVTLTGLGIIFIYGKKQFQKLPQGQIWLQKTPILGAIAMTIIGVGITSNALLTIL from the coding sequence TTGAATCAAGAATCGCTTCTGGATGCTGACATGAAACAATCTAAATGGCTGGGACTGGGTTTAATTTCGTTTCTTACTGTTTTACTGTTTTCGGCAGTTTTTCCGAGTAAAACTATTGCTGATATTGATGATTTATCGATCGCAAATGTGGAAGTTTCTTCTCAAACAGCAGTGGTAACATTTACTTTACCCATTGAGTTTATCTCCTTTGTTGATGATAATAAAAACGGTGAAATCGAATCGATCGAGGTAGAGAACAACCAAGAACAATTAGAGGATTTCATGCGCGATCGATTTCGTCTTTCTAACCAAGATGATAACTTAAACGCTCTCACAGTTCAACCGTCTTCTAAGTTAGTGATTCCTCCCAATTCTCAAATTACGACAGCGACTCACACAACCATCATTTTAAATTATTCTTGGCAGCAACCTCTAGAAACCCTTAACATCAAATATAATCTTTTTCCCACACAATTAGGAAGGGGAGTGCCAGGTTTACCCACCGCTCATTGTTTGGCGACCATTCGTTGGCAAAATGAGATTAAAACGCAAGTTTTTACCTTTACAAATAAACAGTTCGCGATTCCGTTAAACTTTCAAGAAACGAATCTTGCTTTTCCCTTTCTCAAAGAAACAACAGGCGGATTATTTGCAATTTTTGGGGCGTTAATTTGGGGAAGTTTTCATGGGCTATCTCCTGGACATGGTAAAACAATGGTTAGTGCTTATTTAGTGGGAACAAAAGCCAGCTTAAAACAAGCGATCGTGTTAGGATTAACAACAACGGTCACTCATACAATTGGCGTGTTTATTTTCGGTTTAATTGCTTGGTTTGCGTCTCAATATATTCTACCCGAACAATTATCTCCCTGGTTAAGTTTGATCTCAGGAATGATGATTTTATTGATTGGTTTAAGTTTAATTCGTCAACGGATGAAAGGGTTACGTCATCATCACCATCACCCCCATGATCATCATCATCACGAGGTTTCTGTTGCGTCTTGGCGAGATATTTTTGCGTTAGGAATTTCTGGGGGATTAGTGCCTTGTCCCGCAGCAACTGTGTTATTATTAAGCACGATCGCGCTGGGAGAAATTGCTTATGGTTTAATGTTAGTTTTTATTTTTAGTTTGGGATTAACCGTAACTTTAACGGGTTTAGGAATTATATTTATTTACGGAAAAAAACAGTTTCAAAAATTGCCACAGGGACAAATTTGGCTACAGAAAACTCCTATTCTCGGCGCGATCGCAATGACAATTATTGGTGTTGGGATTACCAGTAATGCGCTTTTAACGATTCTTTAA
- the purE gene encoding 5-(carboxyamino)imidazole ribonucleotide mutase has translation MSEKTPLIGIIMGSDSDLPVMESAIEQCEEFSIPYEVAIVSAHRTPERMVNYAKTARERGLKVIIAGAGGAAHLPGMVASLTTLPVIGVPVKTSNLQGVDSLYSIVQMPGGIPVATVAINNAKNAGLLALQILATFNLELAEKMEDYRQKLEQSVMAKQKKLDEMGYQKYLNQE, from the coding sequence ATGTCAGAAAAAACGCCATTAATTGGGATTATTATGGGGAGTGATTCCGATTTACCCGTAATGGAAAGCGCGATCGAGCAGTGTGAAGAATTTTCCATCCCCTACGAAGTCGCCATTGTCTCTGCTCATCGCACTCCAGAAAGAATGGTCAACTATGCCAAAACTGCCAGAGAAAGAGGTTTAAAAGTAATCATTGCTGGTGCTGGCGGGGCGGCTCATTTACCAGGAATGGTTGCATCTTTAACCACCCTTCCTGTGATTGGTGTTCCTGTAAAAACCAGCAATTTACAAGGCGTTGATTCTCTTTATTCAATTGTGCAAATGCCAGGGGGAATTCCTGTAGCAACCGTTGCCATTAATAATGCTAAAAATGCAGGATTATTAGCTCTACAAATTCTCGCGACATTTAATTTAGAATTAGCAGAAAAAATGGAGGATTATCGGCAAAAATTAGAACAATCAGTAATGGCAAAGCAGAAAAAATTAGACGAGATGGGTTATCAGAAGTATTTAAATCAGGAGTAA